The genomic DNA TTCGACTATCAGACCTTGGGACGAATAAAATTAAACGACAAGTGAAACGTGCAAAACGTCTCGCGTCCAATTCATCtcactttttttttcatccAGAATGACGTTTCCCGATTGTCTCAATTTGAACAAATTTCTATCAAGAAAAGGCCAGGTATGCATCATCAAACAAAAACGCGAAACTCTTcccttgaagaaaaaagaatctcCTAGGACGCTCCCGCTTTAGCGAGAATAAAACGAACCCAATCAAtgcgagaagacgatggaCACGTCGAAATCACTGATGACAAAGACCAAGGCAATGAAAAGGACCAAGGCAACGATAGAGATACGCAACACAGTATCAACTTGACCCTTCCCACTTGTTCTACAGATCTTGATCAAGCTTCTgactcggcggcggcggcggcggcggcggcggcggctgcaaGAGTCGGTGCCGACAGCGTGACGGAGAATTGTTCCCGTGACCCAAAcaacgcggcggcggcgacgtcagCGTCGCCTGTCGTCTCCTTTAGCGACACGAGTCCTTTTGTCGGCGACGATacggcagcggcggaaaATAACGACGATGATCAAGCCGTTGCAAAGGTACGCTACGAcgcttgtgacgtcaaaaaaatggGAGTTACGTTTAGGGCCCTTTTTTCTACGAGCTTTTCTCTATTATGGTTCACTCAGGAAGTGCAATTGGTGGTCATTACTACGCTTATATAAAGTAGTGTTTTCATccggtttttctttctttctttctttctacgCGAGGTTTCTCGTCTAGGTCTTTTGCTGATGGTAAATGGTTTTGCTTTAATGACCAATCGGTGACGTCTGTAAGTGGGAAAACAGTTAGAATCTTGCATTTATTCGTTTCTCAGGCGTCTTGGGAGgatataaagaaaaaaacgtttggTGGAATTGACCAGTCATCGTCCTATTACTATTCTTCGGCGTATTCGAGTTCGGCCAATGCCTACATGCTCATGTACAggcaaaagaacgacgattcGCCGTTTGAGAGAGGTAAAAAATTAAGTATTATTTGTTGATGTATTTATCAATAAATCTTTTCTAGATTTCCTGACGTCCGAGGATTTTCCGACGCACATACGTCGAATGCAGGATCGCgttaaagaaaaagaagagcacgagaagaaacagaaagaaatcgataaATCGCTCTGCAAAGTATAACGAAAATTTCCCCTCCCCCCAAGCATTTCCTCATATTTTCTCCCTCCTTTCAGCTTAAACTCTACTGTCACCATccaaaagcgaagaaaccgCGAGATAACAAATTTGAAATTCACGAAGGGAAGACTTTGAAGGAGGCGACAGAAGACGCTTGGAAAGTCAGACCGCGTCATTTTAACTTAAAAGGACGACGAATCCCTTATTCTTCTGCAGTTACTCGTCCTCGATGAACACGTCCCACTCGAATGCTGCCGTCTCATCAGGTACGACGACTTCTACGAAAGCCTGGATCAGTCCTACGACGAAACCGAAGAGGCAAGAgccaaataaaaaaagatatcggtttatttatttatttttaattttttagctcTTACCTGTGGGCAAATTGTTTGGCGGGCCCAAATCGTTTTACCAGTTCGATCTGCtgttagaaacgaaggaaTCCGGCGACGTTTTCAAGACTTACAAACGAGgaggctcgtcgtcgattcccgCGATTGTTATTCCGCgcgaatttctcttcttccccAGGCGTGACGCTGAAAGTCCACTTGgtcgatctcgacgacgagacggtgTCCGAGTCGCGAATCATTCGAGCGAACGCTTCCGAAACCGTATCGGAAGTGACGAAGGCCGTCGCCACGACGTTCAACGTTCCGCACGAGAAAATGCGCCTTTGCTTCGAGgcttcgtttcgcgacgTGATTCCTCTGAATTCGCCGGAAAGAGAGATCAAGTCGGAAGGCTTTTATAAAGTCGGAAGGGTGAGAGAATTAATTGGAGACGCGTCtcgcgagagagagaaagtaCGTCGATGTGATTCAGATGTTTGCTGAGGCGAAAGGGGAAGAGGACGCGAAGCCGTTCATTGACTCCAAGCTTTTCAAAATTGCAAGCGAATACGTGAATTCGATTCAATTAAGCGTGCAGTATCactacgtcgacgaagacgacgaagacgtcaatgAGAAAGAAGCCGGTACGAATTTCCTTGTCAATATCGAAAAcgcgatttttaaaaattcaatttttaggtGAGAGAAAATCCGGCGTGAAACGTGAGTAGCGTTAATTTGACGAAAAAAcattttcgcgatttttctccTACGTAGACTTCAAAGTTAGAGTTGATCGGAGAATGACTATGCAGAAATTCAAGCAAGATAAGATGTCTAGTCTCATTGGACTGGAACCGGAAAATTTTCGAGTGCGTTAACGGCATTCAGACTCTTTTGTCGTTGCACTTTTTGATTTTCCCGTCGCTCAGGTCTATCGGTGCTATGGAAACAACCAGGAATACGAAGTGGTTCGGCTAGACGATACAATGACAATGTTTCCGGAAGACGGCGCGGTCGTCATTCGGCCGGGCCGCGCACTGAAAGCGGGCGAATTGCGAGTGAAAATTCACTCGTTTACTTTGAATGAACCTGAGGTGATCCGAGACGAATAAACTTATAATAtgttttaaatttttttctgtagccGATGAAATTTATGTTTGACTGGATCATCGTCAAGGGCAGAAAAGTGGCCGACTACAAACGAGAGCTAGCGAAAGAATTGGAGAGGCGAAAAATTGACGCGCCACTTGAGAGGTGAGATGGCGTGTTGAACACGTAATCGctacttctttttttctctagactGAGACTTCGGAAGAAGAGTTGGCAAAGTCCTGGGACTGTTTTCCTCGACGATCACGTGTTTACTGATGATGTTCAGCTCTACAACAATTTTGACATGTTGTATGAAATTCTACCGGGTAATCAGAAGACTAGGATTTATTTGCCTATTTTTAATTGGTGATAATTCAGAACCTGAACCAATGAAGAGTCCTAATCAGCTTTCGTTATACGTTCGGCGATGGAGACCGTCGACGCTTACTCTTGACCCATTAGAAGAgctaattattgatttttcttctccgaaAAAGCTCAAAGAAAAGGTCAGTTAGTCGATAGGCCAGCGCTTTGTAGACGAAAAACGAGTTTGAGTCTAGATTTCTCTGCTCAGCGAGATACCTTTAGATCAAGTTGAATTTGCTAAAGTAATAGTAATAAGGGCTTCGTTTTTGGTTCTTTTTATGGGTGGGGGATTCTTAGGGTCGAGGCTACTTTCCGTGCGACGTTTCCGTGCTTGAAATACAGGAAGATATGAACTGGAATCCCACTGTCACTTCTCTCAACGCCTGGCCGCTTTACATTCACGATGACGGCGTCGTGGTCTTTTACAGGGACAGGACCGAAAAGGCGATGGAATTGTCGgacgagagaagaaaggaaattcAGAAGGAAGAAACGGCGAAGTATGAAAGTCAAAAAAGAGCATTGAATCCTCGgttaaaaaaattcttttgtatCAGGTACGCCAAGGCGACTGGTCGCTATCacagaaaggaaaaggcgtTAAAGATTTATACGGAATCAAGTTCACGGCAATCTCCTGCTCCTgctccttcttctccgcctTCTTCAGCGAACAATGCGAAGTCGACGTGAGAACGGTTTTGCCATTGTTATTACTGTATTCGATATTTCAAGTTGTTTCATGAATCTATATACGAGAACGAGCGGTACGATCTGCTATGCTAAACAGATTCAAATCAGATTgaattgatttgatttttttctctttttttgttgttgtaaTACAGTACCCCTTGGGTTCACGCCTTCGCGCGGCGTGGGCGCGCGCTAGCGCTTGCGTTGTTTGCCGAAGCGATGGCGACCGACGAAAAAgcaagagacggcgacgaaaaagttctcgtcgaacgagacgGCCAATTCGAGCTGGTAAACGCGTCCGAAGTCAAAGCGCCGTCGGAAAAacccgacgacgactccaaacgcgaacgagacgaaagcgaagcgtCCGAAACGCTCGCCAACGACTCGAATCGCGACATAGAAGAAGTGAAAAGCGAGCCGGCAATCCAACTTCACACGAAAACCCGCCAAGGAGCGAAAACTCGcccatcgacgacgcgagcgacgaaatcgcgcggcgacgacgccgacgacggagcGGCGTTTCAGAGCTGGTTggcgcgaaaaaaattacagagTTCGAGTCTGAGACGACGCTCCGAAGCGGAGCAGCGGGAAACCGAAGCGGAAAAGCGACGGAAAGCGGAGGAAGCGTTTCGAGCGTGGCTCGCGCAGAAAGACGAGCAGATGAAGGCGAGGAGAAGGCGAGAAGGGTCGAATTCATCTCAATTCGACGGGAAACCGAATAAGGAGAAATGTCGCGAGGTATTCAACGCTTGGCTGTTGGGAAAGAGCGAGCAGCAGAAGAGGGAAAAGACGTTGAGATTGAAAAGGGACGAAATGATCGAGGAGGCAACGAAGAGAACGAGTAGCGCGGAAGCagagaaagcgtttcgaatgtgagagagagaacaccagtttaatttttttctcaatgattatttttattctaaaggtGGCTGAAGCGGAAGGAGTCCGAGGCGAGAGAGGagaggcgaagaaaagagtTTCTTCGGTATCAGCATATGATGGAGGCGAGAAGAATTAAACAGTCTTTGGAAATGAGGTATGTACGTTACGGGGGACAAAAATCCGAGGGATTGTATTTGTTTTCTAGGTACACTATAACTTAGGGGGGGAGATTCTTATATCAGCTTTAGACACTAGAGACATTTTTTGACGCGACGCGAGTAAATCATCAATTGCTCAGCTGCCAAAAAATCTTTAAAAAATGTATTCGTAGTCTCAAAACTGGCTGATATCTTTATAGAGCATCGTCGTGACGAACTTCTGCCGATAACGATGCGTCGTGCTAATCATAAGCACGTCATCGCGTATCGATTTCGCGTACAAATGTCCCAAGACGACGCGCGGCGGTTCGACGAGCAGACTCGGATCCTCGTgactcgtcgattcggcatTGAGAATGGTTTGCAAGAGCTGCGCGGGCAGCCACGGCGGCGGACCCAACGTCCTATCGCGATaaatcgacgaatcgggAACGATCTGTCCGTATtcgtccgacgtcgtcggcgattcGGCTCGCTCCATTTGTCCGAGCGCTATATCCTGCTCtatcgcttcgtcgacgtccgtttcggcggcgatgacTTTCATGATGTTATTGTAGTCtcccgtcgttttcgctgcgATGTGCGCCTCGTTGGGATCGTGCGTCCacgttccgtcgacgatgtATCGGTATTGGTGAACGCCCTCGGGAAGATCGAttgtcgcgacgaaatctcCATCGCCGGCGCTGCTTCGATGGAGAGGCGTTAGCGTTTTCCAGTCGGCGAAAGTGCCGGAGACCGATACGTCGGTCGCCGATGAGCTTGGCCAGCGAAAAACGACCGGAatcggcttcgacgtcgtcgagccgaCGCCGCTGGACCGGCTGGGTCGGCTGGGGAAGCGGCGCCTGTTCGCGGTGACGTCGAGAGTCTCTGAAACGTATTCGGGCGCTGAACGATATCTCGGCTGCGTTTGGCCCATTGATCCGGAGAAAACTGGTCGGGGAAGTCGGCCGCAGCGACACCCCCGGACGACACTTTGAATCAAGACTTCGGCACCCGTATTTTgaggtaaataaatattggACCCTTTGggattaatttatttttatcttCTACAGTACAAAAAAATCTGTACTAAAAATACTCGGATTCAGTTACTTTATAGGTTTGTACAACATCGTCGTGATGTACTTCTGTCTGTATCTATGCGTCGACCCGAGCACCATAACCCCATCGCGAACGGACAAGGCATACAAATGATTCAACATGACATGACTGGGAATTGCCATCAGACTGGGATCCTCCTCACTGATGGGATCAAGATTGAGAAGAGCGTGAAGCAACTGCGGCGGCAACGtaggcggcgacggcgaacgcaACGGCGTCACGAGACTCTCCTCTGGCAACAAAGTCGAATACTCGccgggcggcgacgacgaaagagcggCCGTCGAAGCGGCACCGCTCGCCTCgatatcgacgtcgataGCCTCGTTGAAATCATAATCGCTTCTTTTCACTTCCATGATGTTGTTCAGACCGCCGAAATTGTCGGAGACCATCGCTTCGCCGGGATCGTGTATCCATCGGCCGTCGATGAAGTATTTGTACTGGTGCTGGCCTTCGGGAagttcgacgatcgtcgtgaAGTCTTCGCGACTCGCCCGTAGGGGAATCTTTTGCCAATCGTTGAAACTGCCCGATACGCTCACGTTTCGACCGCCGCGATCCCATCGGAAGATGACGGGGAATAGGGGTttgggcggcggcgttgaaTAGCGCTGGCGATGAGGTGGTggacgagacgatcgagcgGGTGCTTCCAGCGGCGAGCCGTACAacggatcgttcgtcgaatcgtGAGACGCGCCGATCGTCGAGGAGTTTTCGTATCCACTTTCTCGAGACGTCAGCGGTTCTTTGAGCTGAGTTTGTcccatttttttttctggaGAAAGGTCGTTTGGTTCCCGAATGTTCGGAAACTCGCAACCCGGGACACTAAAATCGATACGTCATCGTTTGGCAGAATCACGTGGCTAATGGAAGCGAGATTACtgcgtcttcctcttcctcttcttcttctgatcGCCTCGCTCGCGCATCGCGTCGAGCCTCGATGCGCTTTATCGAACCTTCGAGGCCACGATCTGTCAGCTCTGCAAGGGTAAGATCCCCCGTTACGACGCCCCAAGGTGAGTCAGTTGGTGTGACACTTTTTCCTTAGTACGTGGCCCGCTGGAGgacgcttcgcttttgaccCACACGATCCGGATTCTCTCGATCCGATTCTATACAACATCAGCGTGTGCGGCACGCTTCCGACGCGAAGCGCTTGCACGAATAGCAGCGTCTGCTTCGTCGgagtcgacggcaacgtgcTGTCGGCCGGCAAATTTACCGATCATCCCGTCTACGCGCAAACGGGCTCGGGAAAGCAGCCCGAATTTCAAATCACCTATCAGGGCGACAAATGCCTCAGCGCGAAAACTCGAAATACGACGATTGTGTTCTCGTGCGGAAAGACGCTCGTAAGCGAagataaatataaaatttaaATATATGGAAATAAGATTAGATGTAATTAatcttattttctttagggtGTTCCCGAATTGATACAGCATAGCGATGTCAAGTGCCATGCCGTGATAACGTGGAAAACGAGTGTCGCCtgcacgtcgacttcgacttcAACCGAAGCGAGATGCTATACCTACGATTCCGGCGGTTACGCGCGCGATCTTTCGCCTCTTATTCGCACCAAGGGTGCTCTCGAAGCGATTGCGCCGAGCGGACTCAAGGACTATAGGTTCTTCGTCAATCCGTGTCGGAATATTAAGTcgaagagcggcgacgagtcCGTGCCGTCTTCCTGCGCCGATGCGGCTCTTTGCGTCGTTCCGCCGAATAAGGGAACGGTCATAAAATACGCCGTGGATCCGCTCAAATCCGCGTTGACAAATCAACTGACGACGACCTATTATTCTACGTCGAAATGTTCcgctgtgacgtcaaaaaatcgaGAAGCGGTGATTACGTTCATTTGTCCCCAATCAGCATCAGTACGttaatttcttcttcaatagaTATGCTATTATATCtattcatttattatttaggaaaTTGGAATTTTAGTCACCAACAATGACACGTGTCGTCTCAGTCTCGAGTGGCGCACCGAGTACGCCTGTCGTGCCGCCGACTACCAAAACTCGTCGTGCGTTCTCGATCACGCCGGCGTCAAAGTCGATCTAAGGACGCTCTACAACCGAACGGGCGACTACAAGATCGCGACGAATAGCGCCAGCAAATACGCGTATCGCCTCAACGTGTGCGGTCCACTCAAAACCGCCTgcgccgacgccgcgaaTACGAAAGCTCCAAGCGCTTGCCAAgttctcgacgacaaaacagaaaaaactcTAGGCATATCGAAAACAATGACACTCTACtacgtcgacggaaacgtGTCTCTTCAGTATTACCAGGGCAGTCGATGCTCGAGCGGATTTCGGCGCATGACGATCATAAATTTTCCGTGCTCGCCGAACGCCGGCAAAGGTCGACCGACGTTTGCCTTCGAGGACTATTGCGTTTACGTGTTCACGTGGGCGACGAGTTTGACGTGCTCGAAACggctcgccgccgcgtcgtGCGTCGTTCGTCACGACACGCATCTTTTCGATTTGTCGCGATTGACTCGTCgcgacggaaacgacgtcgcgaattGGCAGGCGATCGACGTtcgcgaaaaggagaaattcaCGTATCTGATCAACGtttgcgacgaaatcgtctcgacgtcgtcgtcgtccaagtGTCCGGCGCACGTCTACGGATGCCAgatcggcgacgccggcggtCGCGCGTTCGGTCTCGGCACGAAAATGACGCTCACCGTCAATAAGGACTACACGTTGAAGTTGAACTATTCGGGCGGTGACGCGTGCGCGCATAGCAAGACGTCGCGTAGCGCTATCGTGACGCTCGTCTGCGCGCCCGGTCGGCTGGTCAGCGCGCccgaattcgtcgccgagatGGAGGATTGCACGTACGAGTTCGTCTGGTATACGGCGGCTGCTTGTCCGGTTGGCACGTACACGGGTGCCGGCGATTGCACGGTGACCGATTCGACCGACGGCTACACGttcgatttgacggcgaTACGCGGCAAAGCGTACtcgctgtcgacgtcgaagtacGCGTATCGATTCTCCGTTTgttcgtcgttgccgtcgtcgaaatgttccgattcgacggcggcggcgtgtcgcgagacgaacgacggaaAGACGGCTGTCATGCTCGGAAAATCGAGTTCCGTTTTGACGTTTCACGACGGCGCTTTGACGATGAAATTGCCCGGCGGCGATACGTGCGGCAACGGCGTCACTCAGACGACGCTCATTCAGTTTGAGTGCGATCCCCATTCGACGCGCGGCAACGACGGATTGCCCGACTACAAATTATCGACttcgaacggcgacgacgactgttTGGCCGAACGAGTCGTTCGATTTCGGACGTCGTACGCTTGCCACGCGCAGCCAGTCCCGTGCGTCGCCGAGGATGCGAAAACGGGTGATCAGTACGATCTTTCGGCGTTGGCCGATCCGACGGGAAATTGGCAGGCGGACGACGATCGCTTAGATGGCAAAAAACCGCGATTTCGCTACTTTATCAACGTGTGTCGCTCGCTGAATCCCGTTCACGGTTGCAGTCCGCGCGCGTCCGCCTGTCAGACCGGGCTTCCGACGTCCAATCGGACCCACTCGCCGGCCGGACATAACGCTTTCAATATCGGCGTCGCGAACGGGCCGGTGGTGATCGGCAACGGCAAACTCGTGCTCAACTACACGTGGACGATGCAC from Oscarella lobularis chromosome 11, ooOscLobu1.1, whole genome shotgun sequence includes the following:
- the LOC136192930 gene encoding ubiquitin carboxyl-terminal hydrolase 47-like isoform X1; its protein translation is MAAADSRSLVAVDPTEANKEKYTCVVRDETHSGSDHHSTTFSIAFDAFVSYLCAETANRLSYEEKTFLLVWEKPSNDEVVLDWESTQNLKDLGLGGKLNRFIVREKDGNPPVKIKHPIQESSQNSDTSQTKTSATSTARTAYNSNNNYSETTYATVTAWDEPTTGYVGLVNQAMTCYLNSLLQSLYMTPEFRNALYGWKPEPQEEEEEEKNIPLQLQKLFVQLQTSGKRSVETTDVTRSFGWDSSEAWQQHDVQELCRVMFDALEQKWTRTDKANLINQLYQGKMQDYVKCHNCGYESVREATYLDIALDIKPFGAKKTCESVEEALEVFITPETLNGTNQYYCDKCEKKCDADKGLKFMSFPYLLTLQLKRFEFDYQTLGRIKLNDKMTFPDCLNLNKFLSRKGQDAPALARIKRTQSMREDDGHVEITDDKDQGNEKDQDLDQASDSAAAAAAAAAAARVGADSVTENCSRDPNNAAAATSASPVVSFSDTSPFVGDDTAAAENNDDDQAVAKGPFFYELFSIMVHSGSAIGGHYYAYIKSFADGKWFCFNDQSVTSVSGKTVRILHLFVSQASWEDIKKKTFGGIDQSSSYYYSSAYSSSANAYMLMYRQKNDDSPFERDFLTSEDFPTHIRRMQDRVKEKEEHEKKQKEIDKSLCKLKLYCHHPKAKKPRDNKFEIHEGKTLKEATEDAWKLLVLDEHVPLECCRLIRYDDFYESLDQSYDETEELLPVGKLFGGPKSFYQFDLLLETKESGDVFKTYKRGGVTLKVHLVDLDDETVSESRIIRANASETVSEVTKAVATTFNVPHEKMRLCFEASFRDVIPLNSPEREIKSEGFYKVGRMFAEAKGEEDAKPFIDSKLFKIASEYVNSIQLSVQYHYVDEDDEDVNEKEAGERKSGVKHFKVRVDRRMTMQKFKQDKMSSLIGLEPENFRVYRCYGNNQEYEVVRLDDTMTMFPEDGAVVIRPGRALKAGELRVKIHSFTLNEPEPMKFMFDWIIVKGRKVADYKRELAKELERRKIDAPLERLRLRKKSWQSPGTVFLDDHVFTDDVQLYNNFDMLYEILPEPEPMKSPNQLSLYVRRWRPSTLTLDPLEELIIDFSSPKKLKEKISLLSEIPLDQVEFAKGRGYFPCDVSVLEIQEDMNWNPTVTSLNAWPLYIHDDGVVVFYRDRTEKAMELSDERRKEIQKEETAKYAKATGRYHRKEKALKIYTESSSRQSPAPAPSSPPSSANNAKST
- the LOC136192930 gene encoding ubiquitin carboxyl-terminal hydrolase 47-like isoform X2, which codes for MAAADSRSLVAVDPTEANKEKYTCVVRDETHSGSDHHSTTFSIAFDAFVSYLCAETANRLSYEEKTFLLVWEKPSNDEVVLDWESTQNLKDLGLGGKLNRFIVREKDGNPPVKIKHPIQESSQNSDTSQTKTSATSTARTAYNSNNNYSETTYATVTAWDEPTTGYVGLVNQAMTCYLNSLLQSLYMTPEFRNALYGWKPEPQEEEEEEKNIPLQLQKLFVQLQTSGKRSVETTDVTRSFGWDSSEAWQQHDVQELCRVMFDALEQKWTRTDKANLINQLYQGKMQDYVKCHNCGYESVREATYLDIALDIKPFGAKKTCESVEEALEVFITPETLNGTNQYYCDKCEKKCDADKGLKFMSFPYLLTLQLKRFEFDYQTLGRIKLNDKMTFPDCLNLNKFLSRKGQDAPALARIKRTQSMREDDGHVEITDDKDQGNEKDQDLDQASDSAAAAAAAAAAARVGADSVTENCSRDPNNAAAATSASPVVSFSDTSPFVGDDTAAAENNDDDQAVAKGPFFYELFSIMVHSGSAIGGHYYAYIKSFADGKWFCFNDQSVTSASWEDIKKKTFGGIDQSSSYYYSSAYSSSANAYMLMYRQKNDDSPFERDFLTSEDFPTHIRRMQDRVKEKEEHEKKQKEIDKSLCKLKLYCHHPKAKKPRDNKFEIHEGKTLKEATEDAWKLLVLDEHVPLECCRLIRYDDFYESLDQSYDETEELLPVGKLFGGPKSFYQFDLLLETKESGDVFKTYKRGGVTLKVHLVDLDDETVSESRIIRANASETVSEVTKAVATTFNVPHEKMRLCFEASFRDVIPLNSPEREIKSEGFYKVGRMFAEAKGEEDAKPFIDSKLFKIASEYVNSIQLSVQYHYVDEDDEDVNEKEAGERKSGVKHFKVRVDRRMTMQKFKQDKMSSLIGLEPENFRVYRCYGNNQEYEVVRLDDTMTMFPEDGAVVIRPGRALKAGELRVKIHSFTLNEPEPMKFMFDWIIVKGRKVADYKRELAKELERRKIDAPLERLRLRKKSWQSPGTVFLDDHVFTDDVQLYNNFDMLYEILPEPEPMKSPNQLSLYVRRWRPSTLTLDPLEELIIDFSSPKKLKEKISLLSEIPLDQVEFAKGRGYFPCDVSVLEIQEDMNWNPTVTSLNAWPLYIHDDGVVVFYRDRTEKAMELSDERRKEIQKEETAKYAKATGRYHRKEKALKIYTESSSRQSPAPAPSSPPSSANNAKST
- the LOC136192952 gene encoding coiled-coil domain-containing protein 181-like, translated to MATDEKARDGDEKVLVERDGQFELVNASEVKAPSEKPDDDSKRERDESEASETLANDSNRDIEEVKSEPAIQLHTKTRQGAKTRPSTTRATKSRGDDADDGAAFQSWLARKKLQSSSLRRRSEAEQRETEAEKRRKAEEAFRAWLAQKDEQMKARRRREGSNSSQFDGKPNKEKCREVFNAWLLGKSEQQKREKTLRLKRDEMIEEATKRTSSAEAEKAFRMWLKRKESEAREERRRKEFLRYQHMMEARRIKQSLEMRYTIT
- the LOC136192955 gene encoding 5'-AMP-activated protein kinase subunit beta-2-like, with amino-acid sequence MGQTQPRYRSAPEYVSETLDVTANRRRFPSRPSRSSGVGSTTSKPIPVVFRWPSSSATDVSVSGTFADWKTLTPLHRSSAGDGDFVATIDLPEGVHQYRYIVDGTWTHDPNEAHIAAKTTGDYNNIMKVIAAETDVDEAIEQDIALGQMERAESPTTSDEYGQIVPDSSIYRDRTLGPPPWLPAQLLQTILNAESTSHEDPSLLVEPPRVVLGHLYAKSIRDDVLMISTTHRYRQKFVTTMLYKDISQF
- the LOC136192954 gene encoding 5'-AMP-activated protein kinase subunit beta-1-like; protein product: MGQTQLKEPLTSRESGYENSSTIGASHDSTNDPLYGSPLEAPARSSRPPPHRQRYSTPPPKPLFPVIFRWDRGGRNVSVSGSFNDWQKIPLRASREDFTTIVELPEGQHQYKYFIDGRWIHDPGEAMVSDNFGGLNNIMEVKRSDYDFNEAIDVDIEASGAASTAALSSSPPGEYSTLLPEESLVTPLRSPSPPTLPPQLLHALLNLDPISEEDPSLMAIPSHVMLNHLYALSVRDGVMVLGSTHRYRQKYITTMLYKPIK